A stretch of Vigna angularis cultivar LongXiaoDou No.4 chromosome 4, ASM1680809v1, whole genome shotgun sequence DNA encodes these proteins:
- the LOC108332108 gene encoding uncharacterized protein LOC108332108 isoform X1 produces MSKEPSYQIDSDYSEEAQPNLEQMAKELKSLKLWQKQESILKEKERVEREQYLETLEEELRVLAQKQEKVQEEIKKSRSRSHSRRSSKNPTENTYPEQDSRTAAQFYQHPPPRRYRRESEQPPREIRIDLPHFHGKEDVEAYLDWEMKVEQLFECHQIIEERKVSLATLSFQGNAMYWWTALVRERRLSNSPQVQYWNDLKSALRRRHIPSYYHRELMDKLQRLQQRTMSVEEYRQKMELYMMRAGIREEEGTTISRFLSGLNLDIRDRVELLPYQDLNDLVQICIKVEQQHLRKGLKIDHSNSYVKKDYKREGKQVRREETPRKFEKEKEKPNQGSSSSMRTSEIKCFKCQGRGHIASQCPTKRIIILRGVDSYSSEEEEEKGASEEENEGEDSYPCDGDLLMMRRVLKNQPNPQVLTQRENIFHTRCRVSNKTCSLIVDSGSCCNCCSTRLVEKLGLTIKPHPKPYKLQWLNEGEDLNVNQQVEVKLSIGNYEDKVLCDIIPMEACHILLGRP; encoded by the coding sequence atgtctaaggaaccttcttaccaaattgatagtgattatagtgaagaggcccaaccaaatttagaacaaatggccaaggaactaaaatcactaaaactttggcaaaagcaagaatccattttgaaagaaaaagaaagagttgaaagagaacaatatcttgaaaccttagaagaagaacttagagttctagcccaaaaacaagaaaaggtccaagaagagataaagaaaagtaggagtaggagtcactcaaggagaagttcaaaaaaTCCCACAGAAAACACATACCCTGAACAAGATAGTAGGACTGCTGCACAATTCTACCAACATCCTCCACCTAGAAGGTATAGAAGGGAGAGTGAACAACCACCAAGAGAGATTAGGATAGACCTTCCTCATTTCCATGGGAAAGAAGATGTTGAGGCATACCTagattgggaaatgaaagtagaaCAACTTTTTGAGTGTCATCAAATAATAGAGGAAAGGAAAGTTTCCCTAGCCACCTTAAGCTTTCAAGGGAATgccatgtattggtggactgccctagtgagagaaagaagactctccaattcccctcaagtccaatattggaatgacttgaagagtgctctaagaagaagacacataccttcctactaccatagagagcttatggataaactccaaaggctccaacaaagaaccatgagtgtggaagagtataggcaaaagatggaactctacatgatgagggcgggaattagggaagaagaaggaaccacaatttctagatttctaagtggtcttaatcttgatattagagatagagtggaattgttgccctatcaagatcttaatgatttggtacaaatttgcataaaggtagagcaacaacatttgagaaaaggtttgaaaattgaccACTCAAACTCATATGTTAAGAAAGACTACAAGAGGGagggaaaacaagtgagaaGAGAGGAAACCCCtaggaaatttgagaaagagaaagagaagccCAATCaaggatcatcatcatccatgcgcactagtgaaattaaatgttttaagtgtCAAGGTAGAGGTCATATTGCATCACAATGTCCCACCAAAAGGATCATAATCTTAAGGGGTGTTGACTCATATagtagtgaagaagaagaagagaaaggtgcAAGTGAGGAGGAGAATGAAGGAGAAGATTCCTACCCTTGTGATGGAGATCTCCTCATGATGAGAAGAGTTCTCAAGAATCAACCCAATCCCCAAGTCTTAACCCAAAGAGaaaacatctttcatacaagatgtagagtttcaaacaaaacatgttCTCTCATTGTAGATAGTGGCTCatgttgtaattgttgtagcactaggTTGGTGGAAAAGTTAGGTCTCACCATCAAACCccatcctaaaccttacaaacttcaatggctaAATGAAGGAGAGGATTTGAATGTGAACCAACAAGTGGAGGTCAAGCTCTCAATAGGAAACTATGAAGATAAAGTACTTTGTGACATAATTCCTATGGAAGCTTGCCACATTCTATTAGGAAGACCATGA